The proteins below come from a single Triticum aestivum cultivar Chinese Spring chromosome 5D, IWGSC CS RefSeq v2.1, whole genome shotgun sequence genomic window:
- the LOC123121318 gene encoding cell division cycle 20.2, cofactor of APC complex has translation MEAAGSSSSRPPKRRRPGLRPSAPLEVAGARTPYMPSLCTNSKNPSTKCYGDRFIPDRSAMDMDMAYYLLTEPKKGKENEAVVSPAKEAYRRLLADKLLGSRTRILAFRNKPPEPEGMLPQILFETPTSSQTKPTKQRRKIPQFAQRTLDAPGVVDDYYLNVLDWGSKNVVSVALENTLYLWNASDSSTSELVTVDADYGPITSVSWACEGQHIAVGLNSSDIQLWDTSSNRMLRTLRGVHESRVGSLAWNSSILTTGGMDGKIVNNDVRMRSHMVQTYRGHEAEVCGLRWSGSLQQLASGGNDNLVHIWDASMASSNPSVGYNRWLHRFSDHLSAVKALAWCPFQSNLLASGGGGNDRCIKFWNTHTGLCLNSVDTGAQVCALLWNKNEKELLSACGFVQKPLTLWKYPSMVKLAELEGHTSRVLCLAQSPDGSTVASVAADETLRFWNVFGTSEAPKPAAKTVHTGMFSFSHIR, from the exons ATGGAGGCGGCGGGCTCCAGTTCGTCCCGGCCGCCGAAGCGCCGCCGGCCCGGGCTGCGGCCGTCGGCGCCTCTGGAGGTGGCCGGCGCGAGGACGCCGTACATGCCGTCCCTCTGCACCAACTCCAAGAACCCGTCCACCAAATGCTAC GGTGACAGATTCATACCAGATAGGTCAGCGATGGACATGGACATGGCATATTACCTCCTTACGGAACCTAAGAAGGGGAAGGAAAATGAAGCCGTGGTATCACCGGCTAAAGAAGCATACAGGAGGCTTCTTGCTGACAAACTCCTGGGCAGCAGAACCAGGATTCTTGCCTTCAGGAACAAGCCACCAGAACCTGAAGGGATGCTGCCACAGATTTTATTTGAAACTCCGACTTCCAGTCAGACCAAGCCTACTAAACAGCGCCGAAAGATTCCCCAG TTTGCTCAGAGGACGTTAGATGCCCCTGGAGTGGTTGATGATTACTATCTTAACGTGCTGGACTGGGGAAGCAAAAATGTGGTGTCCGTTGCCCTTGAGAATACCTTGTACTTGTGGAATGCATCTGATAGCTCTACTTCTGAGCTTGTGACTGTTGACGCTGACTATGGTCCCATCACTAGTGTCAGCTGGGCTTGTGAGGGGCAACATATTGCCGTTGGCCTTAACTCTTCTGACATCCAGCTCTGGGATACGAGCTCTAATCGCATG CTGAGAACACTCCGAGGTGTCCATGAGTCAAGGGTTGGTTCACTGGCTTGGAACAGTAGCATCCTGACAACCGGTGGAATGGATGGCAAGATCGTGAACAATGATGTCAGGATGAGATCCCATATGGTTCAGACATACCGAGGGCATGAAGCAGAGGTATGTGGGTTGAGGTGGTCAGGATCTTTGCAGCAATTGGCGAGTGGTGGAAACGACAATCTGGTGCACATATGGGATGCATCAATGGCGTCTTCTAATCCATCTGTGGGTTACAATAGATGGCTCCATAGGTTTAGTGACCACTTGTCTGCAGTGAAGGCTCTTGCCTGGTGTCCATTCCAGAGCAATCTACTTGCCTCTGGTGGTGGTGGAAATGATCGATGCATCAAATTCTGGAACACACACACTGGTTTATGTCTGAATTCTGTTGATACTGGGGCCCAGGTATGCGCACTGCTCTGGAATAAGAATGAAAAGGAGCTATTGAGCGCCTGCGGGTTTGTACAGAAACCACTCACATTATGGAAGTACCCGTCGATGGTTAAATTGGCCGAACTCGAAGGCCACACTTCACGTGTCCTCTGCTTGGCACAG AGCCCTGATGGCTCCACGGTAGCCTCCGTTGCAGCAGATGAGACTCTAAGGTTCTGGAATGTGTTTGGAACTTCTGAAGCACCGAAACCTGCAGCCAAGACCGTGCACACTGGAATGTTTAGTTTCAGTCATATCAGATGA